From one Herpetosiphon gulosus genomic stretch:
- a CDS encoding DNA/RNA non-specific endonuclease, protein MRRFWIGMITLIVLLSGCDAQQFLATPKPSSSNNSNQPQAEVNHMALGNPSGALPETSSSNNYLIQRPEYSLAYNRKLNILNWVSWHLGSGDLGSTDRSQFTTDPDLPEGWYRVKPTDYTNSGYDRGHMLPSADRNRTESINRSVFYMTNIVPQAPDNNQGPWKEFEDYCRDLVRDGKQLYLIAGPEGSDGSIGDPKIRVPKYVWKIALVLDANAQISDINRNTEVIALRMPNRDGIRDKDWRDYIVSVATIEEKTKYTFFTNLSSELQTSLKQKVATP, encoded by the coding sequence ATGCGCCGTTTTTGGATTGGGATGATCACGCTGATTGTATTGCTGAGTGGCTGCGATGCGCAGCAATTTCTAGCCACACCAAAGCCCAGTAGCTCCAATAATTCAAATCAACCGCAAGCCGAAGTTAATCATATGGCGTTGGGCAATCCTAGTGGAGCCTTGCCCGAAACCAGCAGCAGCAATAATTACTTGATCCAGCGTCCAGAATATAGCTTGGCCTACAATCGCAAACTGAATATTCTCAATTGGGTCAGCTGGCATTTGGGTAGTGGCGATTTGGGCAGCACTGACCGCAGCCAATTTACCACCGACCCCGATTTGCCCGAAGGCTGGTATCGAGTTAAGCCGACCGATTACACCAACAGCGGCTATGATCGCGGCCATATGTTGCCATCAGCCGATCGCAATCGCACAGAAAGTATCAATCGCTCGGTATTTTATATGACCAACATCGTGCCCCAAGCGCCCGACAACAACCAAGGCCCATGGAAAGAATTCGAGGATTATTGCCGCGATTTGGTGCGTGATGGCAAGCAACTTTATCTGATCGCTGGTCCCGAAGGCTCCGATGGCAGCATCGGCGATCCTAAGATTCGCGTGCCCAAGTATGTTTGGAAGATTGCGCTGGTGCTTGATGCTAACGCTCAGATCAGCGATATCAACCGCAACACCGAAGTGATAGCACTGCGCATGCCCAATCGCGATGGCATTCGCGATAAAGATTGGCGCGATTATATCGTTTCGGTTGCGACCATTGAAGAAAAAACCAAATACACCTTTTTCACCAATTTGAGCAGCGAACTCCAAACTAGCCTCAAGCAAAAAGTTGCTACGCCCTAA
- a CDS encoding ComEC/Rec2 family competence protein: MRLCGFTAGWLLGLWLNDRLQIAWYLYFISSIPIILMLIYIRKSWQIMLIAIYAGTMLGVVRMAVSQNSSNLDDIRQQIGMTTRLEGVIVGEPQWTPQQQRVVLAVQAYQHEQRRVATTGQIMLTLPAEPPRSNGERLLVSGTIITPTSSPNFDYAAYLRRRSIYAMLEPATVEQALPAKPSAYQRLLVLKQRSQTIINQTLPQPQAAVLVGMLLGVKSSVPQAVWDTFNRTGLSHILIISGWNITIVVAALLGLGTALKLSQRHATMLAIGAIVVYVAFVGASGAVIRAALMGAIVALAQPLGRKSDAWAALAAATWLMTLIDPHTLWDLGFQLSALATASLFAWGKPIEAKLRHWLRWRWLEWMIEPLTATLAAQIWTLPIILYHFGNLSLIAPVANVLIVPVVPLIMASGAVLACLGLFGRWLAFLALPITWAALTWVVEVAEWLADLAWAAVEIPRFGLIWLLLAYGLSVGAKLWMERENIEQRT, encoded by the coding sequence ATGCGACTTTGTGGTTTTACCGCTGGCTGGCTGCTTGGACTGTGGTTAAATGATAGGCTGCAAATAGCATGGTATCTATATTTTATCTCATCAATACCGATTATTTTAATGCTTATCTATATCCGAAAATCATGGCAAATTATGCTGATAGCAATATATGCTGGTACTATGTTAGGGGTAGTACGAATGGCGGTGAGTCAAAATTCCTCAAATCTTGACGATATTCGTCAGCAGATTGGCATGACCACTCGTTTGGAAGGAGTGATCGTTGGCGAACCACAATGGACTCCCCAGCAACAACGGGTGGTGCTAGCCGTTCAAGCCTATCAACATGAGCAGCGACGCGTTGCCACAACTGGCCAAATTATGTTGACCTTGCCAGCCGAGCCACCGCGCAGCAATGGCGAACGTTTGTTAGTCAGTGGCACAATCATCACGCCAACCTCTAGCCCAAATTTCGATTATGCCGCATATCTGCGCCGCCGCTCAATCTATGCCATGCTTGAGCCTGCCACCGTTGAACAAGCCTTGCCTGCGAAACCCTCAGCCTATCAACGCCTACTCGTACTCAAACAGCGCTCCCAAACTATCATCAACCAAACGTTGCCTCAACCCCAAGCGGCGGTGTTAGTTGGAATGTTGCTGGGAGTCAAAAGCAGCGTGCCTCAAGCTGTGTGGGATACCTTCAATCGCACTGGGCTTTCGCATATCTTAATCATCTCAGGCTGGAATATTACGATTGTGGTGGCAGCATTGCTCGGCTTGGGCACGGCCTTAAAGCTCAGCCAACGCCACGCTACCATGTTGGCAATTGGCGCAATTGTGGTGTATGTAGCCTTTGTGGGAGCCAGCGGTGCAGTGATTCGCGCCGCCTTGATGGGCGCAATTGTGGCGCTAGCCCAGCCGCTTGGCCGCAAATCGGATGCTTGGGCGGCACTGGCGGCAGCAACTTGGCTGATGACCCTGATCGATCCGCATACCTTATGGGATTTAGGCTTTCAACTCTCAGCTTTGGCCACAGCTAGCCTATTTGCTTGGGGCAAGCCAATTGAAGCCAAATTGCGGCATTGGCTACGTTGGCGCTGGCTTGAATGGATGATCGAGCCGTTGACGGCGACCTTAGCCGCTCAAATTTGGACACTGCCGATCATTTTGTATCATTTTGGCAATCTTTCGTTGATTGCGCCTGTGGCCAATGTGCTGATTGTGCCAGTTGTGCCGTTGATTATGGCCAGCGGCGCGGTGCTGGCATGTTTGGGTTTATTTGGGCGTTGGTTGGCCTTTCTGGCCTTGCCAATCACATGGGCGGCATTAACTTGGGTAGTAGAGGTGGCCGAATGGTTGGCCGATTTGGCTTGGGCAGCGGTCGAAATTCCTAGGTTTGGCTTGATTTGGCTATTGCTAGCCTATGGCTTGAGTGTTGGGGCAAAGCTATGGATGGAGCGAGAGAACATAGAGCAAAGAACATAG
- a CDS encoding sugar ABC transporter substrate-binding protein, whose protein sequence is MMVRRKIHRSLISLLVLTLILAACGSESTATTTSNTGSTNPAEVKGEITVWAWNVAAKSLEATVPSFNQKYPNIKVTVQDIGRTDVYDKLTSGLQAGGAGLPDVVAIESDRMDVYTSTFPDGLADLTSRASKYEKDFDPSKWAQSKISDKIRSIPWDSGPTGLWYRVDIFEQAGVDPKSIETWADLIAAGEKILAATDGKTKLLPVDIVADDAGFRMMTSQLGVCCYFNSDGKINLTNDKSVQALTLLKEINDKGLVANINGWDGTVAATKNGDVATVPFGVWYSGTIIDQAPDLSGKWDVMLLPAFEKGGNRAANLGGSTLAIPAATKNLDAAWLFVEHALATSEGQNIMMEKFGIWPSYQPAYSADLYSQPVAFFNNQPIWKLFADEIKNIPAATYTKDYAKGQAVLASAQAKVLSQGMDPKQALQEAAAELANQTGREVAQ, encoded by the coding sequence ATGATGGTTCGTCGCAAGATTCATCGTTCATTGATTAGTCTGTTGGTATTAACGCTGATTTTGGCTGCGTGTGGCAGCGAGAGCACCGCAACCACCACCAGCAACACTGGCTCAACCAATCCCGCCGAGGTTAAGGGCGAAATTACGGTTTGGGCTTGGAATGTGGCCGCCAAGAGCCTCGAAGCAACGGTTCCCTCGTTTAACCAAAAATACCCCAACATCAAAGTTACAGTCCAAGATATTGGGCGCACAGATGTCTACGATAAGCTGACTTCAGGCTTGCAAGCTGGCGGTGCTGGCTTACCCGATGTGGTCGCAATCGAATCCGACCGCATGGATGTGTATACGTCAACCTTCCCCGACGGCTTGGCCGACTTAACCAGCCGTGCCAGCAAATACGAAAAAGATTTCGATCCCTCCAAATGGGCACAATCCAAAATTAGCGATAAAATTCGCTCGATTCCTTGGGATTCCGGCCCAACTGGTTTGTGGTATCGGGTTGATATTTTCGAGCAAGCTGGTGTAGATCCCAAGTCGATCGAAACATGGGCCGATTTGATCGCTGCTGGCGAGAAAATTTTGGCCGCGACCGATGGCAAAACCAAGCTCTTGCCCGTCGATATTGTGGCCGATGATGCTGGCTTCCGCATGATGACCAGCCAATTGGGCGTATGCTGCTATTTCAATAGCGATGGCAAAATCAACCTCACCAACGACAAATCGGTACAAGCGCTGACCTTGCTCAAAGAAATCAACGATAAAGGCCTTGTTGCCAATATCAATGGTTGGGATGGCACGGTTGCCGCGACCAAGAATGGCGATGTTGCCACGGTTCCGTTTGGTGTCTGGTATAGCGGCACAATCATCGATCAGGCCCCTGATCTTTCAGGCAAATGGGATGTCATGTTGTTGCCAGCCTTCGAAAAAGGCGGCAATCGCGCTGCCAACCTTGGTGGCTCGACCTTGGCAATTCCGGCTGCAACCAAAAATCTCGACGCAGCTTGGTTGTTTGTTGAGCATGCCTTGGCTACTAGCGAAGGCCAAAACATTATGATGGAAAAATTCGGCATTTGGCCAAGCTATCAGCCAGCCTACAGCGCCGATCTCTATAGCCAACCAGTGGCTTTCTTCAACAACCAACCAATTTGGAAGCTGTTTGCTGATGAGATCAAAAACATTCCAGCAGCAACCTATACCAAAGACTATGCCAAAGGCCAAGCAGTTTTGGCTTCAGCTCAAGCCAAAGTGCTGAGCCAAGGCATGGACCCCAAGCAAGCTCTGCAAGAAGCTGCCGCCGAATTGGCCAACCAAACTGGTCGCGAAGTCGCCCAATAG
- a CDS encoding 2-oxoacid:ferredoxin oxidoreductase subunit beta, with amino-acid sequence MATTKATPKPKINLLGFEQGEYKGAPSTLCPGCGHDSISSRIVSVCFELGVQPYQVAKFSGIGCSSKTPAYFLGRSHGFNSVHGRMPSVATGAIVTNRNLIGLAVSGDGDTGSIGMGQFKHLVRRNVPMVYIVENNGVYGLTKGQFSATADIGQKLKYAGLNELPPIDLCAEAIIGGATFVARSFAGDPRQVEALMKAALSHRGLAVLDIISPCVTFNNHEDSTKSYAYGKEHEERLHDMTFIRAQEEITVDYEEGEAIPVKMHDGSTIVLKKLENEYDPTNRVAALSRLDAARENQEFITGLIYVNQNNNRTIHDLLHMDEQPLSQLSDEQLRPSKEALESVLADLY; translated from the coding sequence ATGGCAACGACCAAAGCGACTCCCAAGCCAAAAATTAACCTGCTTGGGTTTGAACAAGGTGAATACAAAGGCGCACCTTCGACGCTGTGTCCCGGGTGTGGCCACGACTCAATTTCATCACGGATTGTTTCGGTTTGTTTCGAATTAGGTGTCCAGCCCTATCAAGTTGCTAAATTTAGCGGCATCGGCTGTTCATCGAAAACTCCGGCCTATTTCTTGGGCCGCTCGCACGGTTTCAATAGCGTTCACGGACGCATGCCTTCAGTTGCCACTGGCGCAATCGTCACCAACCGCAACTTGATCGGCTTGGCAGTAAGTGGCGACGGCGATACTGGCTCAATCGGCATGGGTCAATTCAAGCATTTGGTACGCCGTAACGTGCCAATGGTCTATATCGTCGAAAACAACGGCGTATATGGATTGACCAAAGGCCAATTCTCAGCGACCGCCGATATCGGCCAAAAGCTGAAATACGCGGGCTTGAACGAACTCCCGCCAATCGATCTCTGTGCAGAAGCGATCATTGGTGGCGCAACCTTCGTTGCTCGTTCGTTCGCTGGCGACCCACGCCAAGTTGAAGCCTTGATGAAGGCTGCTTTGAGCCACCGTGGTTTGGCGGTGCTCGATATCATTAGCCCATGTGTAACCTTCAACAACCACGAAGATTCAACCAAGAGTTATGCTTACGGCAAGGAACACGAAGAACGTCTGCACGACATGACCTTCATCCGCGCCCAAGAAGAAATCACGGTTGATTACGAAGAAGGCGAAGCAATTCCAGTCAAGATGCACGACGGCTCAACGATTGTGCTCAAGAAACTTGAGAACGAGTACGATCCAACCAATCGTGTCGCGGCGTTGTCACGCTTGGATGCCGCCCGCGAAAATCAAGAGTTTATCACTGGCTTAATTTATGTCAACCAAAACAACAATCGTACTATCCACGATTTGTTGCACATGGACGAACAGCCCTTGAGCCAGCTCTCAGACGAACAACTGCGCCCAAGCAAAGAAGCCCTCGAATCAGTCTTGGCTGATTTGTACTAA
- a CDS encoding M4 family metallopeptidase: MVRKRLITVAALLGLVGAVFGSAVSTGAQDYDKVRGQLIRTYREAEAKGVRPDWVTAAVDTSLNHFAGKGANSANLQVRGVDQDDLGINVRLDQTHAGFPVFGGQVIAHLDNKGNVTQESGELFAVDGIDTSTSLSSAEAIKIAQSQVKYDFSAKKAGGAEVSSELKILPREGKDSVIVFQVSLHIEDGTESTAHHEFFINAKTGETELYYNDMDGVNATGTGKSLYSGNVSITTDLVSSVYYLRDNSRGGMYTTNMNNRTTGGSTFTDADNVWGTNTTANVQSAGVDAHYGAQLTWDYYLSSFGRRGIDGNGFRVLSRVHYGNRYNNAFWNGSSMTYGDGDGTTFRPLVSLDVAGHEITHGLTEKTAGLIYSNESGAANESFSDIFGTMVEYSSGTGDYLIGEDIYTPATAGDALRNMSNPAAEGDPDHYSKRYTGTGDNGGVHINSGIQNQVFYLLAQGGTNRTSGQAVTGIGRPKAAAIFYRALTVYLTPSSNFKAVRTATLNAARDLYGASSAEYNATAQAWTACGVQ; encoded by the coding sequence ATGGTTCGCAAACGTTTAATCACTGTTGCTGCATTGCTCGGTTTAGTTGGGGCTGTCTTTGGTTCTGCTGTTAGCACTGGTGCTCAAGATTACGACAAAGTTCGCGGACAGTTGATCCGCACCTATCGCGAAGCCGAAGCCAAAGGCGTGCGCCCAGATTGGGTTACCGCAGCGGTTGATACCAGCTTGAATCACTTCGCTGGCAAGGGTGCAAATAGCGCCAATTTGCAAGTGCGTGGCGTTGATCAAGATGATTTGGGTATCAATGTGCGCCTCGATCAAACCCACGCTGGTTTTCCAGTCTTTGGCGGCCAAGTAATTGCGCACCTCGACAACAAAGGCAATGTGACCCAAGAAAGTGGCGAACTTTTCGCGGTTGATGGGATTGATACCAGCACTAGCTTAAGCTCAGCTGAAGCAATCAAAATTGCCCAAAGCCAAGTCAAGTACGATTTCAGCGCCAAAAAAGCTGGTGGGGCAGAAGTTAGCAGCGAACTAAAAATCTTGCCACGCGAAGGCAAAGATTCAGTGATCGTCTTCCAAGTAAGCTTGCACATTGAAGATGGCACTGAATCAACCGCGCACCACGAGTTCTTCATCAACGCCAAAACTGGCGAAACCGAGTTGTACTACAACGATATGGATGGAGTCAACGCAACTGGGACTGGCAAGAGCTTGTACAGCGGCAATGTCTCAATTACCACCGACTTGGTGAGCAGCGTCTACTATCTGCGCGATAACTCACGCGGCGGCATGTACACCACCAACATGAACAATCGCACCACTGGCGGTAGCACCTTCACCGATGCTGATAATGTTTGGGGAACCAACACGACTGCCAACGTGCAAAGCGCTGGGGTTGATGCCCACTATGGCGCTCAATTGACGTGGGACTACTACTTGAGCAGCTTTGGCCGCCGTGGCATCGATGGCAATGGTTTCCGCGTGTTGAGCCGTGTGCACTATGGCAATCGTTATAACAATGCCTTCTGGAACGGCTCAAGCATGACCTATGGTGATGGCGATGGCACAACCTTCCGCCCCTTGGTTTCGCTCGATGTTGCAGGCCATGAAATTACTCACGGTCTGACCGAAAAAACCGCTGGCTTGATCTATAGCAACGAATCGGGCGCTGCCAACGAATCATTCTCGGATATTTTCGGCACGATGGTCGAATATAGCAGCGGCACAGGCGATTATCTGATTGGCGAAGATATCTACACCCCAGCCACCGCTGGCGATGCTTTGCGCAATATGTCGAACCCTGCCGCTGAAGGCGACCCCGACCACTACAGCAAGCGCTACACTGGCACTGGCGATAATGGTGGCGTGCACATCAACAGCGGCATCCAAAACCAGGTCTTCTATCTGTTGGCTCAAGGTGGCACCAACCGCACCTCTGGTCAAGCAGTAACCGGCATTGGCCGACCAAAAGCCGCAGCGATCTTCTATCGGGCCTTGACGGTCTACTTGACCCCAAGCTCAAACTTCAAGGCCGTGCGCACCGCAACCCTCAACGCCGCCCGCGACCTCTATGGCGCAAGCAGTGCTGAATACAACGCAACCGCTCAAGCCTGGACGGCTTGTGGCGTACAATAA
- a CDS encoding 2-oxoacid:acceptor oxidoreductase subunit alpha — protein MAVVDYQTEQQPAEIAREDVNINDFAIIVATPNGSGSQTANNTILRACFNMGIPVTGKNLFPSNIKGLPTWYSIRLSKDGYQARRHKRDVLVAMNPASFGDDLQSLEPGGICLYPDDSRQELSRSDVTYFPMPVKELVKNSGVDASLRDYIANMVYVGVLAHLIGIEVAEIESALNKHFKGKQKAIASNMNVVNAAVAWAAANISTPSPFRVERMDKTKGMIMLDGNTSGALGSVFGGVSFVAWYPITPSTSLVDALNDYLPELRMDKETNKPTYAVVQAEDELAAIGMIIGAGWAGARSMTATSGPGISLMAEFTGLAYFTEVPCVVWDVMRMGPSTGMPTRTGQGDLLSAYFLSHGDTQHVCLLPSSVKECFEFGWRSFDLAERLQTIVFVLSDLDLGMNQWMSEPFEYPTEPMDRGKVLDAEALTAVGDWGRYRDVDGDGIPYRTLPGTNHPKAAFFTRGSGHNQDAKYTERSDEWVANMDRLARKFETARTIVPAPITVNEENATIGILSYGSNDPAIIEALDRLRELNINAAYQRVRALPFTKEVGEFVAKYERIYVVDNNYNGQMAQLLRMEYPELAGRIIAVASCDGLPLTARWVTESVQKGEA, from the coding sequence ATGGCAGTCGTAGATTATCAGACGGAGCAACAGCCCGCTGAAATCGCCCGTGAGGACGTGAATATTAACGACTTCGCGATTATTGTGGCTACTCCCAATGGGTCTGGGAGCCAAACCGCCAATAATACCATCCTCCGTGCATGTTTCAACATGGGTATTCCGGTCACAGGCAAAAACCTGTTTCCTTCAAACATCAAGGGTTTACCCACATGGTATTCAATTCGCTTGAGCAAGGATGGCTATCAAGCTCGTCGCCACAAACGCGATGTCTTGGTGGCAATGAATCCAGCCAGCTTTGGCGATGACCTTCAATCGCTTGAGCCAGGTGGGATTTGTCTGTATCCTGATGATTCACGCCAAGAGCTTTCACGCAGCGACGTGACCTACTTCCCCATGCCCGTCAAGGAATTGGTGAAGAACTCAGGGGTCGATGCTAGCTTGCGTGATTATATTGCCAACATGGTCTATGTTGGGGTTTTGGCGCACTTAATCGGCATTGAAGTTGCCGAAATCGAAAGCGCCTTAAATAAACACTTCAAGGGCAAACAAAAGGCAATTGCCTCGAACATGAACGTGGTGAATGCGGCGGTAGCTTGGGCTGCTGCGAATATCTCCACTCCATCGCCATTCCGCGTTGAGCGCATGGATAAAACCAAGGGCATGATTATGCTCGATGGCAATACTTCCGGTGCACTTGGTTCGGTATTCGGCGGCGTTTCGTTTGTCGCTTGGTATCCAATTACACCTTCAACCAGTTTGGTCGATGCGCTCAACGACTATTTGCCAGAACTGCGCATGGATAAGGAAACCAACAAGCCAACCTACGCCGTAGTCCAAGCCGAAGACGAATTGGCAGCAATCGGGATGATTATCGGGGCTGGTTGGGCTGGTGCTCGCTCAATGACCGCTACCTCTGGCCCTGGGATTTCGTTGATGGCTGAGTTTACCGGCTTGGCCTACTTCACAGAAGTTCCATGTGTGGTTTGGGATGTGATGCGCATGGGGCCAAGTACCGGTATGCCTACCCGCACCGGCCAAGGCGATTTGCTCTCAGCTTATTTCTTGAGCCACGGCGATACCCAACACGTTTGTTTGTTGCCTTCAAGCGTCAAAGAATGTTTTGAGTTTGGCTGGCGCTCGTTCGATTTGGCTGAACGTTTGCAAACAATTGTGTTCGTGCTCAGCGACCTCGACTTGGGCATGAACCAATGGATGTCGGAGCCATTCGAGTATCCAACCGAGCCAATGGATCGTGGTAAGGTGCTTGATGCTGAAGCCTTGACCGCCGTTGGCGATTGGGGCCGCTATCGCGACGTTGATGGCGATGGGATTCCCTACCGCACGCTGCCTGGCACCAACCATCCCAAAGCTGCCTTCTTCACCCGTGGTTCAGGCCACAACCAAGATGCCAAGTATACCGAACGCTCAGACGAGTGGGTTGCTAACATGGATCGCTTGGCCCGCAAGTTCGAAACTGCGCGAACAATCGTTCCTGCACCAATCACGGTCAACGAAGAAAATGCGACAATCGGGATTCTCTCGTATGGCTCGAACGATCCAGCAATTATCGAAGCTTTGGATCGTTTGCGCGAGCTCAACATCAATGCCGCTTATCAACGGGTGCGGGCATTGCCATTCACCAAAGAAGTTGGCGAATTTGTGGCCAAGTACGAACGAATTTACGTGGTTGACAACAACTACAACGGCCAAATGGCACAACTGTTGCGGATGGAATACCCAGAATTAGCTGGCCGGATTATTGCTGTTGCAAGCTGCGATGGCTTGCCATTAACCGCCCGCTGGGTGACTGAATCAGTACAAAAAGGGGAAGCATAG
- a CDS encoding tetratricopeptide repeat protein yields the protein MTIALTQPSPNHPWDEEHIKALLRFPRYPLRLLQAEPWQTWLNQRGGLANIYKYLQAYAFVASQQRILAVILATPEATADFYADHLSISRTTYFHRLNELLPALAYALNTWQIDQSQTLATTPKPSLPQPLTSLVGVESTLALLTPLLLQPQVRLLNLLGHAGVGKSRLALALAQQTQFAACWYLDLSSMTSAAAIEPRLIELIQPAKPTLQAVIQQLAQQSTLLVFDNAEHLFPLTELLESLLSGAASLKILLTSRRAMQLYGEYEYQVQPLATPHPADYLTPSELAQIPAVQLYLQRVQAVNPQFQLDQTNAQAISELSIALEGLPLAIELAALQSKFFAPQALLNRINQQQRLNMLQRPQQRSARQQTLRSTLDWSFGLLEPDLQSLFSRLAVFAGGSTIEAAAVICASLEPQLEQTSSFSLESLPQALDQVQAGLMALVDQSLLQQTIASHGEPRFQMLEVTREYALQQLNNRGETLLLQRGYTLYYLRLAEHIMTWQAPQLFQRRTEMLQQEYRNFKAAIQWALDHHEADLSVRLVVLLWDFWTYYGHQQEGRQIAEAVIAQTASLQSPLRAQLLRLVGWLAHDLGEYTLMHHSFQASVEMAEGMADHHSLGLSLHGLGELAQMHGNWQQAQSQLQQSFTIFQNLEQQELQAWSLEHLGRLALSQGQFEQAYGLFHKSLDRFQSLDSSWGAIFALGHLGQVALYQADFAKAHQYLEECLQVSTATGAHRSAMVCQTLNYLGELALQQQHLEQASELLHNCLNLSHEIGYRGCIELANYSLGLLALHEGNQAQARNYLHESLHLQQTLNEQWRTLLVIEACTEYLSQHQPHTAACLYRSSEHLRQSLAIQRPPLYQAKFQQLTELLINDLANAKPLASLESTLDFAIAQIR from the coding sequence ATGACGATAGCGCTCACCCAACCAAGCCCCAACCACCCGTGGGATGAAGAGCATATCAAGGCCTTGTTGCGATTTCCGCGCTATCCGCTACGCTTGTTGCAAGCCGAGCCATGGCAAACCTGGCTCAATCAGCGCGGTGGTTTGGCAAATATTTACAAATATCTGCAAGCATACGCCTTTGTTGCCAGCCAACAACGAATTTTAGCCGTGATTTTAGCGACCCCCGAAGCTACCGCCGATTTTTATGCCGATCATCTGAGTATTAGCCGCACGACTTATTTTCACCGCCTCAACGAATTGCTGCCTGCCTTAGCCTATGCCCTCAATACGTGGCAAATCGATCAGTCGCAGACCCTTGCAACAACGCCTAAACCAAGCTTGCCGCAACCATTAACCAGTTTGGTTGGAGTCGAATCAACACTTGCGTTGCTCACACCCTTGCTGTTACAACCACAAGTGCGCTTGCTAAACTTGCTTGGTCATGCAGGCGTGGGCAAATCGCGGCTAGCCTTGGCCTTAGCCCAACAAACCCAATTTGCTGCCTGTTGGTATCTGGATTTATCGAGCATGACAAGCGCAGCCGCCATTGAGCCACGATTAATCGAATTGATTCAACCAGCCAAGCCAACGCTTCAGGCGGTAATTCAGCAGCTGGCCCAACAATCCACATTATTAGTTTTCGATAATGCTGAACATCTATTTCCGCTGACTGAATTGCTTGAAAGCTTATTAAGCGGCGCGGCTAGCCTCAAAATTTTGCTAACCAGCCGCCGTGCGATGCAGCTTTATGGCGAATACGAATATCAGGTACAGCCGTTGGCAACTCCGCATCCCGCCGATTATCTGACACCTAGCGAGTTGGCCCAAATTCCAGCGGTGCAACTGTATTTGCAACGAGTGCAAGCGGTCAATCCGCAGTTTCAGCTTGATCAAACCAATGCCCAAGCAATTAGCGAACTTAGCATTGCGCTCGAAGGTTTGCCCTTAGCAATCGAATTAGCCGCTTTGCAAAGCAAATTTTTCGCCCCCCAAGCCTTGCTCAATCGGATTAATCAGCAGCAACGCTTGAATATGTTGCAACGCCCCCAACAGCGATCAGCTCGCCAACAAACCTTACGCAGCACGCTCGATTGGAGCTTTGGCTTGCTCGAACCAGATTTGCAAAGCCTGTTTAGTCGTTTGGCGGTGTTTGCTGGTGGCAGCACCATCGAAGCCGCAGCAGTAATTTGTGCCAGCCTTGAGCCACAACTAGAGCAAACCAGCAGCTTCAGTTTGGAAAGCCTGCCCCAAGCACTTGATCAAGTTCAAGCAGGTTTGATGGCCTTGGTTGATCAAAGTTTATTGCAGCAAACGATTGCCAGCCATGGCGAGCCGCGCTTTCAAATGCTCGAAGTTACTCGCGAATATGCCCTGCAACAACTTAACAATCGCGGCGAAACCCTACTATTGCAACGTGGTTATACCTTGTATTATTTGCGATTGGCTGAACATATTATGACTTGGCAAGCGCCGCAGCTTTTTCAACGTCGCACCGAAATGTTGCAACAGGAATATCGCAACTTCAAAGCAGCCATTCAATGGGCGCTTGACCATCACGAAGCCGATCTGAGTGTGCGATTGGTGGTGCTGCTCTGGGATTTTTGGACGTACTACGGTCATCAACAAGAGGGTCGCCAAATTGCCGAGGCCGTAATTGCCCAAACCGCCAGTTTACAATCGCCATTACGTGCCCAATTGTTGCGTTTGGTTGGGTGGCTAGCCCATGATTTAGGCGAATATACCTTGATGCATCATTCGTTTCAAGCGAGCGTTGAGATGGCTGAGGGTATGGCCGACCACCATAGTTTGGGGTTGTCGCTGCACGGGTTGGGCGAATTAGCCCAAATGCATGGCAATTGGCAACAAGCCCAAAGCCAACTCCAGCAAAGCTTCACAATTTTCCAAAACCTTGAGCAACAGGAATTGCAGGCATGGTCGTTGGAACATTTGGGGCGTTTGGCCTTGAGTCAGGGTCAGTTCGAGCAAGCCTATGGGCTATTTCACAAAAGCCTCGATCGCTTTCAGTCGCTCGATTCAAGTTGGGGCGCGATCTTTGCCCTCGGCCATCTTGGTCAAGTTGCCTTGTATCAAGCCGATTTTGCCAAGGCCCACCAATATTTAGAAGAATGTTTACAGGTTAGCACGGCCACTGGAGCACATCGTAGCGCTATGGTTTGCCAAACCCTCAATTATCTGGGCGAATTAGCTTTGCAACAACAACATTTGGAGCAAGCCAGCGAATTACTGCATAATTGCCTCAATTTGAGCCATGAAATTGGCTATCGGGGCTGTATTGAGTTAGCCAACTATAGCCTGGGTTTGTTGGCGCTGCACGAAGGCAACCAAGCCCAAGCCCGCAACTACTTGCATGAATCGCTGCATTTACAACAAACTTTGAACGAACAATGGCGAACCTTATTGGTAATTGAAGCCTGCACTGAATATCTAAGCCAGCACCAACCGCACACCGCTGCCTGCCTGTATCGCAGCAGCGAGCATTTGCGCCAAAGCCTAGCGATTCAGCGACCACCACTGTATCAAGCCAAATTTCAACAATTAACTGAGCTGTTGATTAATGATTTAGCCAATGCCAAACCTCTAGCCAGCCTCGAAAGCACCTTAGATTTTGCAATTGCCCAGATTCGCTAG